A section of the Paenibacillus yonginensis genome encodes:
- a CDS encoding radical SAM protein → MTYKALELEQPDRFALEGLEVGITSNCNFRCDYCCAYQRNDGEAIHAKSVIRVLEEVPTLKRVRLSGGEVTLKYDDCLEVVRYCSSRGIHTQLNSNGSLLNPRRIAALSDAGLTSIHMSFNFTNAEAFSAYYGIHPSVYKKIRENILRFAQDSAVDTVLETLLFEETQDKMRAIHEDVYSLGVRIHEIQNSIVMNHTGWRAIAARDRLQQAVQELIDMKQDDMTLYFTCMDRFMDKLGFKEAPGVYFPNCIEGKKQLHLHGNGDLLISELCYPVKIGNVYKGTSLARLYEEDYMPAPLADFLKKQPCPALTALFPEDQTV, encoded by the coding sequence GTGACTTATAAAGCTTTGGAGCTTGAGCAGCCGGATCGGTTTGCGCTTGAAGGACTGGAGGTCGGCATCACCTCCAATTGCAATTTCCGCTGCGACTATTGCTGTGCGTATCAAAGAAACGATGGAGAAGCGATCCATGCCAAATCCGTGATCCGGGTGCTGGAGGAGGTCCCGACGCTTAAGCGGGTACGCCTTTCCGGCGGCGAAGTGACGCTGAAATATGACGATTGCCTGGAGGTTGTCCGCTACTGTTCTTCACGCGGCATTCACACGCAGCTGAACTCAAACGGCAGCCTGCTGAATCCGCGGCGGATCGCTGCTTTATCGGACGCCGGTCTGACAAGCATCCATATGTCCTTTAATTTTACGAATGCCGAAGCGTTCTCGGCCTATTACGGCATTCACCCGTCCGTTTACAAAAAAATTCGTGAGAATATCCTTCGGTTCGCCCAGGATTCGGCTGTGGATACCGTACTGGAGACGCTGCTGTTCGAAGAAACGCAGGATAAGATGCGCGCTATCCATGAGGATGTCTACAGCCTGGGAGTCCGGATTCATGAAATCCAGAACAGTATTGTCATGAATCATACCGGCTGGCGGGCGATTGCGGCCAGAGACCGGCTTCAGCAGGCCGTGCAAGAGCTGATTGACATGAAACAGGACGATATGACGCTTTATTTTACCTGTATGGACCGGTTTATGGACAAGCTGGGGTTTAAGGAAGCGCCGGGGGTTTATTTTCCTAACTGTATTGAAGGGAAGAAACAGCTCCACCTCCATGGCAACGGGGATCTGCTGATCTCCGAGTTATGTTATCCGGTCAAGATCGGCAATGTTTACAAAGGCACTTCTTTAGCCCGGCTGTATGAGGAGGACTACATGCCAGCCCCTCTGGCAGATTTTCTGAAGAAGCAGCCGTGTCCGGCCCTGACCGCTTTATTTCCGGAGGATCAGACGGTTTAA
- a CDS encoding ABC transporter substrate-binding protein — MEPYEEHFIKIAGHLGKELEYKPEMTDLFRVELNTKPESSAYAGPLPVTIEQLSEFLNCTPRNVKIILRRLEELGYIRWEAGRGRGHKSKIQFIRSRHNVIAEAFRRELGKGHIKEAIDLLGRPEICDRQKEELWGALNAEMGISSHTSAAGGTDMMQMIRYRAPGSFDPAFVYTAFEAYILGQVCSTLVRYERNEEDPFKETSFQPELAHLWETNEDFTRWTFYLRKGVRFHHGKTLTARDVQFTVERLEALESPGLWPFQDLDRLEVNGDYALSFIFRRPNRFMLHIVGSFPLSILPEGTDPRERLVGTGPFSIGSLTPDNLRLTAFDGYYGYRPLLDEVRIWFFPEMASSERHYQVSSAGNPEELLSRPLPTGICPEYRAAGCKYVLFNFRKKGPQHLDGFREVLRWVYNPEVLWEELGGNRLAPASSFLPWKSKTGEHGARPVSVEEVKQRLETSGYDGQELVLAFKSIMKEEEEEAEWIRRRCESLGIRISLAPYKEVDFESMRDAADLVLAEEALEEDWEWGLINLFLSSYGSIQFFLDTEQSTRIKGVLEGYMEHSQEERHFMLDQAEQLLKDQNWLLYGCHMNKKAFYDQDLQGLQTTSFGFLDFSKLWIKSPGGKR, encoded by the coding sequence ATGGAGCCGTATGAAGAGCATTTTATCAAAATCGCCGGTCACCTGGGCAAAGAGCTGGAATACAAGCCGGAAATGACAGACCTGTTCAGGGTAGAGCTTAACACCAAACCCGAGTCTTCGGCGTATGCCGGGCCGCTTCCTGTAACGATAGAGCAGCTCTCGGAGTTCTTAAACTGTACCCCTAGGAATGTAAAAATCATTCTGCGTCGTTTAGAGGAGCTCGGCTATATCCGCTGGGAGGCTGGCCGGGGAAGAGGGCATAAATCAAAAATTCAATTCATCCGCAGCCGTCATAACGTGATTGCCGAAGCTTTCCGAAGAGAACTGGGCAAAGGACATATCAAAGAAGCGATCGACCTTCTGGGAAGACCCGAAATCTGCGACAGGCAGAAAGAGGAGCTGTGGGGAGCGCTCAATGCGGAAATGGGCATCAGCAGTCACACCAGTGCCGCCGGCGGAACGGATATGATGCAGATGATCCGTTACCGGGCTCCGGGCAGTTTTGACCCGGCGTTTGTTTATACGGCTTTTGAGGCCTATATACTGGGCCAAGTCTGCAGCACGCTTGTCCGTTATGAGCGAAATGAGGAGGATCCTTTCAAGGAGACAAGCTTTCAGCCTGAATTAGCTCATTTATGGGAAACGAATGAGGATTTCACGCGGTGGACGTTTTATTTGCGGAAAGGCGTGAGGTTCCATCATGGGAAGACGTTGACCGCCAGAGATGTCCAATTTACCGTGGAGCGGCTTGAAGCTTTGGAAAGTCCCGGGTTATGGCCGTTCCAAGATCTGGATCGGCTGGAGGTTAACGGGGATTATGCTTTAAGTTTTATCTTTCGCCGCCCTAACCGGTTTATGCTGCATATCGTCGGCAGCTTTCCGCTCAGCATTTTGCCGGAAGGCACAGACCCTCGGGAACGCCTGGTTGGAACGGGACCGTTCTCCATCGGCAGCCTGACGCCGGATAACCTGCGGCTTACTGCCTTTGACGGTTATTACGGTTATCGTCCGCTGCTGGATGAAGTGAGGATCTGGTTTTTCCCGGAGATGGCCTCCAGTGAACGCCATTATCAGGTAAGCTCGGCGGGCAATCCTGAAGAGCTCTTGTCGCGGCCGCTGCCAACGGGCATCTGTCCGGAGTACCGCGCGGCTGGATGTAAATATGTGCTGTTCAACTTCCGGAAAAAAGGTCCTCAGCATCTCGACGGCTTCCGTGAGGTTTTACGCTGGGTTTATAATCCTGAGGTATTATGGGAGGAGCTAGGCGGCAATCGCCTTGCTCCCGCTTCAAGCTTCCTGCCCTGGAAGAGCAAAACCGGGGAGCATGGTGCTCGCCCGGTTTCCGTGGAGGAAGTGAAGCAACGGCTTGAAACCAGCGGTTATGATGGGCAAGAGCTGGTATTGGCTTTCAAAAGTATTATGAAAGAGGAAGAAGAGGAGGCGGAATGGATTCGCCGGCGCTGCGAAAGCCTGGGCATCCGGATTTCTCTTGCTCCGTATAAGGAAGTCGATTTCGAGTCGATGCGGGATGCCGCCGATCTGGTTCTGGCAGAGGAGGCGCTCGAGGAGGATTGGGAATGGGGGCTGATCAACCTGTTCCTGAGCAGCTATGGGTCAATCCAATTCTTCTTGGACACAGAGCAGTCAACCAGGATTAAAGGAGTGCTGGAGGGTTATATGGAGCATAGTCAAGAAGAACGGCATTTCATGCTGGATCAGGCCGAACAGCTCCTAAAAGATCAAAACTGGCTGCTTTACGGCTGTCATATGAACAAAAAGGCTTTTTATGATCAGGATTTGCAGGGGCTCCAGACCACCAGCTTCGGATTTCTGGATTTCTCGAAATTATGGATTAAATCTCCGGGAGGCAAACGTTAG
- a CDS encoding carbohydrate ABC transporter permease translates to MNSSAALPLAHKKKRSYAWIYFLLPSIAVMLVFFIYPILLTFYYSFTNLALTGEAAKELKFIGLDNYVRMFQDPSVRVSIWNTLVFLIGSAVIGQQVLGFVIALLMKHKNRLFRRVIGTIVLAGWVTPEIVCALCLYSFFGDEGTLNAIIGFLGIPDVAWLYTVPMLTVILANIWHGTAFSMLVFQAALDDVPNEIEEAAVVDGASRMQILLRITIPYIKQTITTNMMLVTLQTLGVFGLIYAMTGGGPGTATTTLPIFMYNQAFVNYQLGYGTAISLLLLLLGIVLSLFYIRSMKE, encoded by the coding sequence ATGAACAGTTCAGCCGCTTTACCTTTGGCCCACAAGAAAAAACGGTCATATGCCTGGATTTATTTCCTGCTGCCGTCCATTGCGGTGATGCTGGTCTTTTTTATTTATCCGATCCTCTTAACCTTTTATTATTCATTTACCAATTTGGCGCTGACCGGCGAAGCCGCGAAGGAGCTTAAATTCATAGGGTTGGACAACTACGTTCGAATGTTCCAGGACCCGTCTGTGCGGGTCAGCATCTGGAATACGCTCGTGTTCCTGATCGGCTCTGCCGTGATCGGGCAGCAGGTGCTCGGCTTTGTTATAGCGCTGCTGATGAAACATAAGAACCGGCTGTTCCGCCGAGTGATCGGTACAATCGTACTGGCGGGCTGGGTGACGCCGGAGATTGTCTGCGCGCTGTGCTTGTACAGCTTTTTCGGGGATGAAGGGACTTTAAATGCGATTATAGGTTTCCTGGGCATTCCTGATGTAGCCTGGCTGTATACCGTGCCGATGTTGACGGTCATTCTGGCCAACATATGGCACGGAACGGCTTTTTCCATGCTGGTGTTTCAGGCCGCGCTTGATGATGTGCCGAACGAAATTGAGGAAGCAGCCGTCGTGGACGGAGCTTCAAGGATGCAAATTTTGCTTCGTATCACCATTCCGTACATCAAACAAACCATCACAACCAACATGATGCTGGTCACGCTCCAGACGCTGGGCGTGTTCGGGCTGATCTACGCCATGACTGGCGGCGGTCCGGGTACAGCAACAACTACGCTGCCGATTTTTATGTACAACCAGGCGTTCGTCAACTACCAGCTGGGCTATGGAACAGCTATTTCCCTGCTTCTGCTGCTGCTCGGCATCGTACTCAGCTTGTTCTATATCCGCTCCATGAAAGAATAA
- a CDS encoding chromate transporter, producing the protein MVEEHERDQGEDRPSGKLAALNEIWRVSFKLGLTSFGGPIAHLGYFHHEYVRQRKWLDERNYADLIALCQLLPGPASSQAGIGIGILRAGLLGGLVAWLGFTLPSVVMLVLFAYLLKGIGLSDAGWIHGLKIVAVVIVLQAVLSMGQKLANDRNKATIAVLALAVTLVWQTAVSQVLLMIAAAGIGVLWFRKEATAAPTELSVPLSRRAAFISLVIFLVLLVGLPLLRESSGNLWLAMFDSFYRSGSLVFGGGHVVLPLLEREVVPNDWLSAGEFLAGYGAAQAVPGPLFTFAAYLGASMLGTAGAVWATLAIFLPAFLLVAGVLPFWSGLRSNRKMQGAIIGVNAAVVGILLAALYHPVFTSAILEANDLVFAAVLFLLLVFWKLPPWLVVLAGAAGGELLVLI; encoded by the coding sequence ATGGTAGAAGAGCATGAACGGGATCAGGGGGAGGACAGGCCAAGCGGGAAGCTGGCTGCCTTAAACGAAATTTGGAGGGTTTCATTCAAGCTGGGGTTGACCTCCTTTGGCGGTCCGATTGCCCATTTGGGATATTTCCATCACGAATATGTCCGGCAGCGGAAATGGCTCGACGAACGGAATTATGCCGATCTGATCGCTTTATGCCAGCTGCTGCCGGGTCCAGCGAGCAGCCAGGCCGGGATTGGCATCGGCATTCTCCGCGCGGGGCTGCTTGGTGGTCTGGTCGCTTGGCTGGGCTTCACGCTGCCTTCGGTGGTCATGCTTGTCCTGTTTGCTTATCTGCTTAAAGGGATTGGGCTAAGTGATGCGGGATGGATTCATGGACTAAAGATTGTGGCTGTCGTCATCGTTCTTCAGGCCGTGCTGAGCATGGGTCAGAAGCTGGCCAATGACCGCAATAAAGCGACTATAGCCGTGCTTGCGCTCGCCGTGACCCTGGTTTGGCAGACAGCCGTCAGCCAGGTGCTGCTTATGATCGCCGCTGCGGGGATCGGTGTTCTGTGGTTCCGGAAGGAGGCGACGGCAGCTCCAACCGAGCTTTCAGTCCCGCTCAGCCGCAGAGCGGCCTTCATAAGTTTGGTTATATTTCTGGTTCTCTTGGTGGGCCTTCCGCTGCTGAGGGAATCGTCGGGCAATCTTTGGCTGGCTATGTTCGACAGCTTCTACAGGTCAGGATCGTTAGTGTTTGGCGGTGGACATGTGGTTCTGCCGCTGCTGGAAAGAGAGGTAGTTCCAAACGACTGGCTCAGCGCCGGCGAATTCCTGGCCGGATATGGTGCCGCTCAGGCGGTACCGGGTCCATTATTTACTTTTGCCGCTTATTTAGGTGCTTCGATGCTTGGAACCGCCGGGGCAGTCTGGGCCACGTTGGCGATTTTCCTTCCGGCCTTTCTGTTGGTTGCCGGGGTGCTGCCGTTCTGGAGCGGCTTGCGCAGCAATCGGAAGATGCAGGGCGCTATAATCGGCGTTAACGCTGCGGTGGTGGGGATATTGCTGGCTGCATTGTATCATCCGGTATTTACGTCGGCCATTCTAGAAGCAAATGATTTAGTGTTTGCCGCCGTATTGTTTCTGCTTCTGGTATTCTGGAAGCTGCCTCCGTGGCTGGTCGTGCTGGCCGGAGCGGCAGGGGGAGAGCTGCTGGTCCTGATTTAA
- a CDS encoding YebC/PmpR family DNA-binding transcriptional regulator, producing MGRKWNNIKEKKASKDANTSRVYAKFGVEIYVAAKKGEPDPESNRALKVVLERAKTYNVPKAIIDRALDKAKGSGDETYVELRYEGFGPSGSMIIVDALTNNVNRTAPEVRSAFNKNGGNMGVSGSVSYMFDPTAVIGLEGKTADEVMEILIEGDVDVRDVLEEDEAVIVYAEPDQFHAVQEALKNAGVAEFTVAELSMIPQTYVTLEGDAVAQFEKLIDALEDLEDVQQVYHNVDFGDE from the coding sequence ATGGGTCGTAAGTGGAATAATATTAAAGAGAAGAAAGCTTCTAAAGACGCAAATACAAGCCGGGTTTATGCCAAATTCGGCGTTGAAATTTACGTAGCCGCCAAGAAAGGCGAGCCGGACCCGGAATCCAACCGTGCTCTGAAGGTCGTATTGGAGCGTGCCAAAACCTATAACGTGCCAAAAGCGATCATCGATCGCGCGCTGGATAAAGCGAAGGGCAGCGGAGACGAAACTTATGTCGAGCTGCGTTATGAAGGTTTTGGACCAAGCGGCTCGATGATTATCGTGGACGCTTTGACCAACAATGTGAACCGCACCGCACCTGAAGTTCGTTCCGCTTTCAACAAAAACGGCGGGAATATGGGCGTCAGCGGCTCTGTATCCTATATGTTCGATCCGACTGCAGTAATTGGCCTTGAAGGCAAAACGGCAGACGAAGTGATGGAAATCCTGATCGAAGGCGATGTGGATGTGCGCGACGTTCTGGAAGAAGATGAAGCGGTGATCGTTTATGCGGAACCGGATCAATTCCATGCCGTTCAAGAAGCGCTCAAAAACGCCGGTGTTGCCGAGTTTACAGTAGCCGAGCTGTCGATGATTCCGCAAACCTATGTAACCCTGGAAGGAGATGCGGTCGCCCAATTCGAGAAGCTGATCGATGCGCTTGAGGATTTGGAAGACGTGCAGCAGGTTTATCACAACGTTGATTTTGGCGACGAATAA
- a CDS encoding methyl-accepting chemotaxis protein, whose amino-acid sequence MKFRRSLIWFAVVLAVLFVYCLFIDMFWGHKVILGAVLLLTAGGLLYSERGLKSLRHDLTRSREEIKQLGNEIYVTADRLHGALEEISRHTDGLQQTADYSHAYEMELRQRSYEAKANMEESFYKMKEAAAATEQISELTDRLGGNMQDTSRGVGEMLESIHNTRSVMDQLEQQGSQMRQKFGQLNEQISKVEQINALINGIVEETSLLALNASIEAARAGEEGRGFAVVAGRIRKLADQSKDSVEQSTSLLRELTTQVKEVADSVKKEQSAVKLGVKDVEAIHNRLETVAERVKEVEGVVTETLSAAESQNRLIEQTSGKLNDAVQIVNETISNVDLTLEQVTKQREQINQLNEVSENLLKESEALHQSVLEIAGTTEAGETLYAGKLQEMQAILETIAANEKLWVLDPEQHQAVLTSYLSRTEDIQAIWSNHTDGTFIFSEPAAGLLNARRRDWWIGAMEQGAFVSRPYVSAITKRSCITLSKAIVNGQGETVGVVGLDLAV is encoded by the coding sequence ATGAAGTTTCGCCGCAGCTTGATCTGGTTTGCCGTTGTTTTAGCCGTCTTGTTTGTTTATTGCTTGTTTATTGACATGTTTTGGGGGCACAAGGTTATCCTGGGCGCTGTTTTGCTGCTGACAGCCGGCGGACTGCTGTACAGTGAGCGGGGGCTGAAGAGCCTTAGACACGATTTGACCCGTTCAAGAGAAGAAATTAAACAATTAGGGAACGAAATTTATGTCACGGCCGACCGGCTGCACGGCGCTTTGGAGGAAATCAGCAGGCATACCGATGGGCTTCAGCAGACAGCCGATTACTCTCACGCTTATGAAATGGAATTGAGGCAGCGAAGTTATGAAGCCAAAGCCAATATGGAAGAGTCTTTCTACAAAATGAAAGAAGCTGCCGCTGCTACCGAACAGATTTCGGAGCTTACGGACCGGCTTGGCGGAAATATGCAGGATACCAGCCGCGGGGTTGGCGAGATGCTGGAATCAATACATAATACCCGTTCGGTTATGGACCAGCTGGAGCAGCAGGGCAGTCAAATGCGCCAGAAATTCGGACAGCTGAACGAACAAATCTCCAAGGTTGAGCAGATCAACGCTTTGATTAACGGTATTGTTGAAGAGACTTCGCTGCTGGCCTTAAATGCTTCGATTGAAGCGGCCAGGGCCGGGGAGGAGGGCAGAGGATTTGCGGTTGTAGCAGGCCGCATTCGGAAGCTTGCCGACCAAAGCAAGGATTCAGTGGAACAGTCGACTTCGCTATTAAGAGAGCTGACCACCCAAGTGAAAGAAGTGGCTGATTCCGTGAAGAAAGAGCAATCCGCCGTCAAACTCGGCGTTAAGGACGTAGAAGCCATTCACAACCGGCTAGAAACAGTGGCAGAGCGGGTGAAAGAAGTAGAGGGCGTTGTCACTGAGACCTTAAGCGCGGCGGAGAGCCAGAACCGTCTGATCGAACAAACGTCGGGTAAATTGAATGACGCGGTTCAGATTGTGAACGAAACGATCAGCAACGTGGATTTGACGCTGGAACAGGTGACCAAACAGCGGGAGCAGATCAACCAGCTGAATGAAGTCAGCGAGAACCTGCTGAAAGAATCGGAAGCACTGCACCAATCCGTACTGGAAATCGCAGGAACAACCGAGGCGGGAGAAACTTTATATGCAGGCAAGCTGCAGGAGATGCAGGCTATTCTTGAAACGATAGCAGCCAATGAGAAGCTCTGGGTTCTAGATCCGGAGCAGCATCAAGCAGTATTAACTTCTTATCTGTCCCGAACAGAAGATATCCAGGCCATTTGGTCCAATCATACGGACGGGACGTTTATTTTCTCCGAGCCTGCGGCAGGACTGCTCAATGCCAGACGCCGGGACTGGTGGATCGGTGCGATGGAACAGGGAGCTTTTGTCTCCAGGCCTTATGTCTCTGCTATCACGAAACGGTCCTGTATTACGCTGTCCAAGGCCATCGTGAATGGGCAAGGGGAAACGGTTGGAGTAGTTGGGCTGGATTTGGCCGTGTAA
- a CDS encoding MDR family MFS transporter, translating to MNTFRQIHPLAWTIVIGTMFGRLVTSMSIPFLSIYLTQVLGASSTETGLTVAVSSLAGVLVSFYGGYVSDRIGRKKVMLITVFGWACVFFGFAAARDIWVFFIVNTLNGLCKSVFEPASRALLSDVTPKERKLLVFNMRYFAVNLGVVFGPLIGLALGSSRSTYPFVIAGLIYVVYGLIIGLQFRIHPLHGSAPERSGSPHMLEALKTTSQDKVFLPILLGTIFCVLGYGHFSSTLAQYVAMSPLFENGSRLFSYMLSLNAVTVLVLQYPIVKTASRFPPVVPLLAGNLCVAGSMLIFGLAGHMLMLLLGVIVFTIGEVLMFTMMDVLIDRIAKPKWRGTYFGTIGFNNIGSVLAPILGGLLLDGAGAAHGLLVFAPLALTTAFGLPLLLTAHRRLTRREQHEQTPAA from the coding sequence ATGAATACTTTTCGGCAAATCCATCCCTTGGCCTGGACGATCGTGATTGGCACGATGTTCGGCCGGCTCGTAACGTCCATGAGCATCCCTTTTTTATCCATTTATTTAACGCAGGTGCTTGGCGCCTCTTCGACAGAAACCGGCCTGACCGTAGCAGTCAGCTCGCTGGCCGGCGTGCTGGTCAGCTTCTACGGCGGATATGTCTCCGACCGGATCGGACGCAAGAAAGTGATGCTGATCACCGTGTTCGGCTGGGCCTGTGTCTTTTTCGGCTTTGCGGCCGCGCGGGACATCTGGGTTTTCTTCATCGTCAATACGCTGAATGGGCTGTGCAAGTCGGTGTTTGAACCGGCTTCAAGGGCGCTGCTGTCAGACGTCACCCCCAAGGAACGCAAGCTGCTTGTATTCAATATGCGTTATTTTGCCGTGAACCTTGGCGTTGTGTTTGGTCCGCTGATTGGGCTCGCCCTTGGTTCGTCCCGCTCCACCTACCCATTTGTCATTGCCGGACTGATTTATGTCGTGTATGGTCTCATTATCGGGCTCCAGTTCCGCATCCATCCGTTGCATGGTTCGGCGCCGGAGCGAAGCGGCTCCCCGCATATGCTTGAGGCACTGAAAACAACCAGTCAGGACAAAGTGTTTCTGCCGATCCTGCTCGGCACCATTTTCTGCGTGCTCGGTTACGGGCATTTCAGTTCTACACTGGCTCAATACGTAGCCATGAGTCCTCTGTTCGAGAACGGCAGCCGGCTGTTCTCCTACATGCTGTCGCTCAACGCGGTTACTGTGCTTGTACTCCAGTATCCCATTGTGAAGACGGCCAGCCGGTTTCCGCCGGTAGTTCCGCTGCTGGCCGGGAACCTCTGCGTCGCAGGCAGCATGCTGATCTTCGGCTTGGCCGGCCATATGCTGATGCTGCTGCTCGGCGTGATTGTCTTCACCATCGGCGAAGTGCTGATGTTTACGATGATGGACGTGTTGATCGACCGGATCGCGAAGCCGAAATGGCGCGGCACTTATTTCGGAACGATCGGCTTCAACAACATCGGCAGCGTGCTGGCGCCTATCCTCGGCGGCCTGCTGCTGGACGGAGCCGGCGCCGCCCACGGCCTGCTGGTCTTCGCGCCGCTTGCACTGACGACTGCGTTTGGTCTGCCGCTGCTGCTGACCGCACACCGCCGGCTTACGCGGCGTGAACAACACGAACAGACACCTGCTGCTTGA
- a CDS encoding ABC transporter substrate-binding protein has protein sequence MSARTRKLGFLTASMLTIALLFSGCSSGNSGGSANGEQAGQSANAGGGSTNSGTDTGGGSSNGGSAAKTVLTLTYRDDGIGENGAFYKWIQEMAAAYPNKNVEVKPTPIQASEGDYFAKVALALKSKDTAPDIVTEDTFILNSDASAGFLEPIDDQVNAWEDWTNGSFIEAMKKGVTASDGKVYGVPYNTDSRGLWYNKELFKQVGLPEDWQPKTWDEVLDAARTLKEKAGKDVVPFWMNMGKATGEATSMQTYEMLLYGTGERLIDDATGKWTVKSQGILDSLNFIQTINKEKLGPPLSKVLNGQAGNTATREYMPKGKLGILLDGSWITGNYIEGGAAPWPEYKDVLGFAPMPTSKGQEPGSITLAGGWALSLPKNGQHKEEAWDFIKFALNKENSKKLVIGLGNITVRADVAKDPEYTSMPFNEIATEYLNNAEFRPANDKYPEVSTQIQTMVESVATGTAPDVAMNKYAQDVTRIVGADHVQEK, from the coding sequence ATGTCAGCCAGAACAAGAAAACTAGGGTTTCTGACGGCCAGTATGTTAACAATCGCCTTACTATTTAGCGGCTGCTCAAGTGGTAATAGCGGCGGCAGCGCGAACGGGGAGCAGGCAGGCCAGTCGGCCAATGCAGGAGGAGGAAGCACAAACAGCGGCACGGATACGGGCGGTGGAAGCAGCAATGGGGGAAGCGCAGCCAAAACGGTTCTGACCTTAACCTACCGGGATGACGGAATCGGGGAGAACGGGGCTTTCTATAAATGGATTCAGGAAATGGCCGCTGCTTATCCGAATAAAAATGTCGAAGTCAAACCTACGCCGATTCAGGCCTCGGAAGGTGATTATTTTGCCAAAGTCGCTTTGGCTCTGAAATCCAAAGATACTGCCCCGGACATCGTTACGGAGGATACGTTTATCCTCAACTCCGATGCCAGCGCAGGCTTTCTTGAGCCGATCGACGATCAGGTGAACGCTTGGGAGGACTGGACCAACGGATCGTTTATCGAAGCGATGAAAAAAGGCGTAACGGCCAGTGACGGCAAGGTGTACGGCGTTCCTTACAATACAGATTCCCGCGGGCTGTGGTACAACAAAGAGCTGTTCAAGCAGGTCGGATTGCCGGAGGACTGGCAGCCGAAGACCTGGGATGAAGTGCTGGATGCAGCCCGGACCTTAAAAGAGAAGGCCGGCAAAGACGTTGTGCCGTTCTGGATGAATATGGGCAAAGCGACGGGCGAAGCCACCTCCATGCAGACCTATGAAATGCTGCTGTATGGAACAGGGGAACGTCTCATTGACGACGCCACCGGCAAATGGACGGTGAAAAGCCAGGGCATTCTGGATTCCTTGAATTTCATTCAGACGATCAATAAGGAGAAGCTGGGTCCGCCTTTGTCCAAAGTGCTGAACGGGCAGGCCGGCAATACGGCAACCCGTGAATACATGCCAAAAGGCAAACTGGGCATTCTGCTCGACGGCTCCTGGATTACCGGCAACTATATCGAAGGCGGAGCCGCCCCTTGGCCGGAATATAAAGACGTGCTCGGATTCGCGCCAATGCCGACTAGCAAAGGGCAAGAGCCTGGCAGCATCACGCTTGCCGGCGGATGGGCTTTGTCCCTGCCGAAGAACGGCCAGCACAAGGAAGAGGCTTGGGATTTCATTAAGTTCGCGCTGAACAAAGAGAATTCCAAGAAGCTGGTCATCGGGCTCGGCAACATTACGGTCCGCGCCGATGTGGCCAAAGATCCGGAATACACGTCCATGCCGTTTAATGAAATTGCGACAGAGTACCTGAATAATGCGGAATTCAGACCGGCTAACGACAAGTATCCGGAGGTTTCCACACAAATTCAGACGATGGTAGAGTCGGTAGCTACCGGCACTGCTCCTGATGTGGCTATGAACAAATACGCGCAGGATGTTACCCGCATCGTAGGGGCAGACCATGTGCAGGAGAAATAA
- a CDS encoding carbohydrate ABC transporter permease: MNGQQRKWVYRILPYAILAVIGLCFLLPLLWVLVASIDPNAMQSLKMPARFTGANYSEVITSQENQRAFAIGLLMSLGQALIVVILSLLAAYPLSRYQLKYKKPFMLTILFMTSLPITAVMVPVYQLFLGLKLYNNVFGVVLFFVASSMPYGIWMIKNFMDSVPNDLEEAAWVDGASVFTGIRKVVAPLMVPGICTVAIFTFSGSWGNFFVPYILLNSPEKFPASLKLYQFFGQYGMADYGQLAAFSVLYALPSVLLYILSQQFMSKGFGLQGGTKG, translated from the coding sequence ATGAACGGACAACAACGCAAGTGGGTTTACCGGATTCTGCCGTATGCCATTTTGGCTGTTATCGGTCTTTGTTTTCTGCTGCCGCTGCTATGGGTGCTGGTGGCTTCGATCGATCCGAATGCGATGCAGTCGCTGAAAATGCCGGCCCGGTTCACCGGGGCAAATTATTCGGAAGTGATCACCAGCCAGGAGAATCAGCGCGCATTCGCGATCGGATTGTTGATGTCGCTGGGCCAAGCCTTGATCGTCGTTATTCTGTCGCTGCTGGCGGCGTATCCTTTGTCCCGGTATCAGCTTAAATATAAGAAACCGTTTATGCTGACCATTCTGTTCATGACCTCGCTGCCGATTACGGCCGTAATGGTCCCCGTCTACCAGCTGTTTCTCGGGCTGAAGCTGTATAACAACGTGTTTGGCGTTGTGCTGTTCTTCGTAGCTTCTTCAATGCCTTACGGCATCTGGATGATCAAGAACTTTATGGATTCCGTGCCAAATGATCTGGAGGAGGCGGCCTGGGTGGACGGAGCGTCCGTCTTTACGGGCATCCGCAAAGTGGTGGCGCCGCTGATGGTACCGGGGATATGTACGGTGGCGATTTTTACGTTCTCCGGCAGCTGGGGCAACTTCTTTGTTCCTTACATCCTGCTGAATTCACCGGAGAAGTTCCCAGCTTCGCTGAAGCTGTACCAGTTCTTCGGGCAATACGGTATGGCCGATTATGGCCAGCTGGCGGCTTTCTCAGTCCTGTATGCGCTGCCTTCGGTGCTGCTTTATATCCTGTCCCAACAGTTCATGTCCAAAGGGTTTGGGCTGCAGGGAGGAACAAAAGGTTAA